AATCCGAGCTTCTCTCTCTTCAACTTTCAATGGTTAGAGAGCATATGATGAATAGTCCTGCCTTTCTCAAATTGATTCTTCGCGAACTGTCCCTTAAGCTTTACCATAATGTCGTTGTGAAGACATTGACTTCATCGGCCCCACTAAAGACGAGGATCGCATCCTATCTCTTGTTGATGACCTCGGATGAAAGGAATGAAAGAATGCTGGACGAACTGGAAACTGAAAGTCAAGCTGAGATCGCCGAACTCCTGGGGGCCAGCTACCGCCACGTTAACAGGGTCCTTAACGAA
This genomic interval from Mesotoga infera contains the following:
- a CDS encoding helix-turn-helix domain-containing protein, which translates into the protein SELLSLQLSMVREHMMNSPAFLKLILRELSLKLYHNVVVKTLTSSAPLKTRIASYLLLMTSDERNERMLDELETESQAEIAELLGASYRHVNRVLNELSSEGVIEVSRSQIKIVDFDMLKNSASDLYG